One Bartonella tribocorum CIP 105476 genomic window carries:
- a CDS encoding ABC transporter permease, whose amino-acid sequence MVLPLSETERAVSEKQKKLFLWDFLSKGLKLLISVFITLLGLVTITFFLGHLLPLDPVLSILGDNISQEAYDAMYYKLGLDKPLIVQYWKYLHNVFLFDFGDALTSGRPVLTDIMRVFPATLELATVAIVIGTTLGIPFGVFAAMYRDSFIDYVVRIFTLLSYSTPTFWLGLMALLIFYAKLGWVGGPGRLDFLYEYSFEPKTGFFLWDTASQGQWEAFGNVFSHIIMPALILAFGAMAYISRMTRGFMIEQLNQEYIITARVKGLSWARTVWGHAFRNAAVQIITVVALSYAFLLEGAVLTETVFAWPGFGHYLTNALLAGDMNAVVGCTLLVGFIFVAINLFSDLLYRIFDPRTR is encoded by the coding sequence ATGGTTTTGCCACTTTCAGAGACTGAAAGAGCTGTATCAGAAAAGCAGAAAAAATTATTTTTATGGGATTTTTTGTCCAAGGGATTAAAACTTCTTATTTCAGTTTTTATCACACTGCTTGGATTGGTGACGATTACTTTTTTTCTTGGTCATCTTCTTCCTCTCGATCCTGTTCTCTCTATTCTTGGTGATAATATCAGTCAGGAAGCTTATGATGCCATGTATTATAAGCTGGGTCTTGATAAGCCGTTGATTGTTCAATATTGGAAGTATCTTCATAATGTATTTTTATTTGACTTTGGAGATGCTTTAACGTCTGGACGTCCTGTTTTAACTGATATTATGCGCGTATTTCCTGCTACATTAGAGCTTGCAACTGTTGCTATTGTTATTGGCACAACTCTTGGAATTCCCTTTGGTGTTTTTGCAGCAATGTATCGCGATTCATTTATTGATTATGTTGTCCGTATTTTTACACTTTTGAGTTATTCTACACCGACATTTTGGCTTGGGCTTATGGCGTTGTTGATATTTTATGCCAAGCTTGGCTGGGTTGGTGGTCCAGGGCGACTTGATTTTCTTTATGAATATTCTTTTGAACCCAAAACAGGATTTTTTCTTTGGGATACCGCGAGCCAAGGACAATGGGAGGCTTTTGGGAATGTCTTTAGTCACATTATTATGCCTGCTTTGATCTTGGCTTTTGGTGCTATGGCTTATATTAGTCGTATGACCCGTGGTTTTATGATTGAGCAGCTTAATCAAGAATATATCATTACAGCACGTGTAAAGGGATTATCGTGGGCGCGGACGGTTTGGGGGCATGCCTTTCGGAATGCTGCTGTTCAGATTATTACCGTTGTTGCACTTTCTTATGCTTTTTTATTAGAAGGGGCTGTTTTGACAGAGACAGTTTTTGCTTGGCCTGGTTTTGGGCATTATTTGACAAATGCTCTTCTCGCTGGAGATATGAATGCAGTTGTAGGATGTACTTTACTTGTAGGATTTATCTTTGTTGCCATTAATTTATTTTCTGATTTGCTTTATCGCATTTTTGATCCAAGGACACGTTGA
- a CDS encoding ABC transporter permease has protein sequence MTVSNHHKSQSSSSLSSWLNDPVPQSIIQANIQRIYHALVKFFHNFSAVFGLFIICIIIICALFAPWIATHDFLSNDLGHRLQPPSMAHYFGTDELGRDIFSRLVFGSRITLYVVFLTTIIVGPIGLIVGTVSGYMGGWVDTVLMRIVDIFLAFPGLILALAFSAALGPGIENASIAISIAAWPPIARLARAETLTIRSSDYVSVVRLQGASPLRIILFHVAPMCIPSVIVRLTLDMSGIILTAAGLGFLGLGAQLPSPEWGAMLSSGREFMMTNWWLAAIPGCAILFASLAFNLLGDGLRDVLDPRNG, from the coding sequence ATGACAGTCAGTAATCATCACAAATCGCAATCATCATCTTCTTTGAGCTCTTGGTTAAACGACCCTGTTCCACAGTCCATAATACAAGCAAACATACAAAGAATTTATCACGCACTGGTGAAGTTTTTTCATAACTTTTCAGCTGTCTTTGGCCTGTTTATTATTTGTATTATTATCATATGCGCACTTTTTGCTCCTTGGATTGCGACGCACGATTTTTTGAGCAATGATCTGGGGCATCGGTTGCAGCCCCCCTCTATGGCGCATTATTTTGGGACAGATGAATTAGGACGTGACATTTTTAGTCGTCTTGTTTTTGGTTCTCGTATTACTCTTTATGTTGTTTTTCTCACAACAATTATTGTAGGTCCAATAGGGCTTATTGTTGGCACTGTATCTGGTTATATGGGGGGCTGGGTTGATACTGTGCTCATGCGCATTGTCGATATTTTTCTTGCTTTTCCAGGGTTAATTTTAGCTCTTGCCTTTTCAGCCGCATTGGGACCAGGAATTGAAAATGCTTCTATTGCAATTTCAATTGCAGCATGGCCACCAATCGCACGTTTAGCGCGCGCTGAGACTTTGACAATACGTTCTTCAGATTATGTTTCTGTGGTCCGCTTGCAGGGGGCTTCTCCTTTACGGATTATTTTGTTTCATGTTGCACCCATGTGTATTCCTTCAGTGATTGTACGATTAACTTTAGATATGTCTGGAATTATTTTAACAGCTGCTGGTCTTGGATTTTTGGGATTGGGAGCACAACTTCCAAGTCCTGAATGGGGGGCGATGCTTTCTTCTGGGCGGGAATTTATGATGACAAATTGGTGGTTGGCAGCAATACCAGGCTGTGCAATATTATTTGCAAGTCTTGCTTTCAACCTTTTAGGTGATGGTCTTCGTGATGTATTGGATCCACGCAATGGATAA
- a CDS encoding ABC transporter ATP-binding protein has product MDNKLLEVEDLRISFPTTRGVAEVVRGVSFSVGKEKIGIVGESGSGKSMTGRAILKLSPKSAIVKAKKMRFEDVDLLRASEPQMRKIRGKRISMILQDPKYSLNPLIRIGEQIMEAYRIHYRVSKAEARERTISMLESVHIRDPEHVMRLFPHEISGGMGQRVMIAMMLIPKPDLIIADEPTSALDITVRRQVLSVLDELVTKSGTGLIFISHDLNMIADFCDRILVMYAGRILEELPASDLSHACHPYTKALLASLPRLDNPVDVLAVPERDPDWLYNPTIVNGVEEVPHDKL; this is encoded by the coding sequence ATGGATAATAAATTATTAGAAGTAGAAGATTTACGTATTTCTTTTCCCACAACGCGCGGCGTTGCAGAAGTTGTGCGCGGTGTTAGCTTTTCTGTCGGAAAAGAAAAAATTGGCATTGTTGGTGAATCCGGATCTGGAAAATCGATGACTGGACGCGCAATACTAAAGCTGAGTCCAAAATCAGCCATTGTTAAAGCTAAAAAAATGCGCTTTGAGGATGTCGATTTATTGCGTGCCAGTGAACCTCAGATGCGAAAAATCCGCGGTAAGCGTATTTCAATGATTTTACAGGATCCCAAATATTCACTTAATCCACTCATACGGATTGGGGAACAGATTATGGAGGCGTATCGTATTCATTACCGTGTTTCAAAAGCTGAAGCGCGGGAGCGAACCATATCTATGTTAGAATCTGTTCATATTCGTGATCCTGAACATGTGATGCGTCTCTTTCCTCATGAAATATCTGGGGGGATGGGGCAACGCGTGATGATTGCAATGATGCTCATTCCAAAACCTGATTTAATTATTGCCGATGAACCAACATCTGCGCTTGATATTACGGTCAGACGACAAGTTTTGTCCGTATTAGATGAACTTGTGACAAAGTCTGGAACGGGGCTTATTTTTATTAGTCATGATTTAAATATGATTGCTGATTTTTGTGATCGTATTTTGGTGATGTATGCGGGCCGTATTTTAGAAGAGTTACCTGCTTCTGATTTGTCTCACGCTTGTCATCCTTATACAAAGGCTTTGCTGGCGAGTTTGCCACGGCTTGATAATCCGGTTGATGTTTTGGCTGTTCCGGAGCGTGATCCTGATTGGTTGTATAATCCTACGATTGTTAATGGTGTTGAGGAGGTTCCTCATGACAAATTGTGA
- a CDS encoding autotransporter outer membrane beta-barrel domain-containing protein, producing MYKKFLLSYTAIATIILFNSSLSLQAKDLEVSDGKTVTAHEETYDTLHATNGSKIVGKHLTVIHPNAYAVTAEGANSAIELLDNTTIGKKDSEVHLGLEAKDGATIKMIGGSIIAGYTGASFTNSKSKENTLENVLITDANDSLDTYLGIVTKNSNLTLKGVTLHAFNALQADDHSQITISGGEFDGKLYGVSAKQGSIIDIKDNANILSDESALYADGPQSKITMTGGTVAGGTTLGTLRAENGGHIDVTDVIITSTFKGTFVTSIADMGTGIFAENEGSVIELHGTTIKDVSIGLDVHEGSTGKMTGGSITTSLIGAEYIESNSDENKLEDVVISGFKNNETPSSGVDVLKKSKLSLKNVTITQTYSGVDAFFNSQVTVSGGSVSASTLGVSAVSDSTITLKDNVIITQVDQGINAHDHSQVTVSGGLVSASTVGMYAESGSIITLKDKAEIISFNGGGLYATDPQTKITMTEGTVNAKEAALYAENGGHIDVTNVSVTGEIGGLQLASVLSTSLNESNDPKNYQNAEINLTNTKIHVDNGTGILIATFSDNTIKNITNLSIGTANLINSEIHADVLLGNGTWGNQEFLEAINAKAIPNGSFTLNADHSTLEGRANITKERNVRFNLKNGTQWFLKNSAQENDADGNLLDIAQRARSDVSVLNLNNSSVVFAEPIEDGYYHTLHIGSGKPDTRAVYNATGNAQISLNSQWSDGAPIADQKTDRLLINGDVSGNTSIYVTRRSGGNDVKENTSASANVRGLSLIQVSGNAREDSFKLVNGYTTRNGTPNKYTLRAYGPNSSHGKANIAQNLLDEKNENFWDFRLQPEFLNSNPGSGSHPGSPPDPEQNVQAVVPQTANYLLMPNALFYTGLIDMAKQNALLATMRTSVSGKQQEKQNGFFLYTYGGTGTLSSESAPRKYGYSGAHLRYAALQGGVNFAALEGQNTTTHFGLIGTYGQLSFTPKNMKDASKSTVDKWSLTAYGSIQHDNGFYLDTLLSYGILKGDISNAIIGKTAKVKNAKMLNISTTIGKKFATGIAGVTFEPQAQLAYQYLMFDTISDTDSFKVNMNKHHQWLIRVGGRVNKTVVTAENGRSVSFYGKINVIKTFGDDQAIYIDKAYQLDPMGSLLEGGLGISAQLSQNVSLHGDVSYQQKLQKTGISGASFSGGIRYQF from the coding sequence GTGTATAAAAAATTCCTTCTATCATATACAGCTATAGCAACTATAATACTGTTTAATAGCTCTCTCAGTCTACAAGCTAAAGACCTTGAAGTTTCTGATGGAAAAACAGTAACAGCACATGAAGAAACCTATGATACACTTCATGCAACAAACGGCAGTAAAATCGTCGGTAAACATTTAACGGTAATACACCCAAATGCATACGCCGTAACAGCTGAAGGTGCTAACAGTGCGATTGAGTTATTGGATAACACAACCATTGGAAAAAAAGATTCTGAAGTCCACTTAGGTCTTGAAGCCAAAGACGGTGCAACAATCAAAATGATTGGAGGTTCTATTATAGCTGGCTACACTGGTGCTTCTTTCACTAACAGTAAGAGCAAGGAAAACACACTAGAGAATGTACTTATAACGGATGCAAATGATAGTCTAGATACATATTTAGGAATAGTTACCAAAAACAGCAACCTTACCTTAAAAGGGGTAACCCTTCATGCTTTCAATGCTCTACAAGCAGATGATCACTCTCAAATAACAATATCAGGAGGGGAATTTGATGGAAAGCTTTATGGAGTATCTGCTAAGCAAGGCAGTATCATTGATATAAAAGATAACGCTAATATCTTATCGGATGAGAGTGCTTTATATGCAGATGGACCACAATCAAAAATCACAATGACGGGGGGAACAGTAGCAGGTGGAACTACTCTAGGCACATTGCGTGCAGAAAACGGTGGCCATATTGATGTTACAGATGTTATTATAACATCAACTTTTAAAGGTACTTTTGTAACATCAATAGCGGATATGGGAACCGGTATTTTTGCAGAAAATGAAGGGAGCGTAATTGAATTGCATGGCACAACAATTAAAGATGTTTCAATCGGGCTTGATGTGCACGAGGGTAGCACGGGCAAGATGACCGGAGGCTCCATTACAACTTCGCTCATAGGAGCTGAATACATTGAGAGTAATAGTGATGAAAATAAACTGGAAGATGTGGTGATATCAGGTTTTAAAAATAATGAGACACCATCCTCCGGAGTCGATGTCCTAAAAAAAAGCAAACTCTCTTTGAAAAATGTGACAATTACTCAAACATATTCCGGTGTAGATGCTTTTTTTAATTCTCAAGTAACAGTATCAGGGGGATCAGTTTCTGCAAGTACCCTAGGAGTATCTGCTGTTTCTGACAGCACCATTACTTTAAAAGACAATGTAATAATTACTCAAGTAGATCAAGGCATAAATGCTCATGATCATTCTCAAGTAACAGTATCAGGGGGATTAGTTTCTGCAAGCACCGTAGGAATGTATGCTGAATCTGGCAGTATTATTACTTTAAAAGACAAAGCTGAAATTATCTCATTTAATGGTGGTGGATTATATGCAACCGATCCGCAAACTAAGATTACAATGACAGAAGGTACAGTAAATGCAAAAGAAGCTGCATTATATGCTGAAAACGGCGGGCATATTGATGTTACAAACGTCTCTGTAACAGGGGAAATCGGTGGTTTGCAGCTTGCATCTGTTCTTTCTACTTCTTTAAATGAATCAAATGATCCAAAAAATTATCAAAACGCTGAGATCAATTTGACCAATACAAAGATCCATGTCGACAATGGCACTGGAATTCTCATTGCAACTTTCAGTGATAATACCATTAAAAATATTACCAATCTGTCAATTGGTACAGCCAATCTCATAAATTCAGAAATCCATGCAGATGTTTTATTAGGCAACGGTACTTGGGGAAATCAAGAGTTTTTGGAAGCGATAAATGCAAAAGCAATACCCAACGGTAGCTTCACATTAAATGCAGATCATTCCACTTTAGAAGGCAGAGCAAACATCACAAAAGAGAGAAACGTACGTTTTAACCTCAAAAACGGTACACAATGGTTCTTAAAAAACAGCGCACAAGAAAATGATGCTGATGGTAATCTTCTTGATATCGCTCAAAGAGCACGCTCTGATGTTTCTGTGCTTAATCTCAACAACAGCTCTGTTGTTTTTGCAGAACCAATAGAAGATGGTTATTACCACACATTGCATATAGGTTCGGGAAAACCAGATACCAGAGCGGTCTATAATGCAACAGGCAATGCACAGATTTCTCTCAATAGCCAATGGAGTGATGGGGCACCAATCGCTGACCAAAAAACAGACCGACTTCTGATCAATGGTGATGTATCAGGCAACACGTCAATTTATGTCACGAGACGATCAGGAGGGAATGATGTGAAAGAAAACACTTCCGCTTCTGCCAATGTGCGTGGTCTTTCACTCATTCAAGTTTCTGGAAATGCCCGTGAAGACTCCTTCAAACTAGTTAATGGCTATACCACAAGAAATGGGACACCCAATAAATATACCCTACGTGCCTATGGACCAAATTCAAGCCATGGCAAAGCCAATATAGCGCAAAATTTGTTGGATGAAAAAAATGAAAATTTCTGGGATTTCCGTCTACAACCTGAATTTCTTAATTCTAACCCCGGTTCTGGCTCTCATCCCGGCTCTCCCCCTGATCCTGAACAAAATGTGCAAGCCGTCGTCCCTCAAACGGCAAACTATTTGCTCATGCCAAATGCCCTCTTCTATACGGGATTGATCGATATGGCAAAACAAAATGCGCTGTTAGCCACTATGAGAACATCTGTCTCGGGGAAACAACAAGAAAAACAAAACGGCTTCTTCTTATATACCTACGGAGGAACAGGAACATTATCCTCTGAAAGTGCTCCTCGTAAATATGGTTATAGCGGTGCTCATCTTCGTTATGCCGCTCTCCAAGGGGGTGTGAACTTTGCCGCCCTGGAAGGGCAAAATACCACAACACATTTCGGTCTTATAGGAACCTACGGGCAGCTTTCTTTCACGCCAAAGAATATGAAAGACGCAAGTAAAAGCACGGTGGATAAATGGTCACTTACAGCCTATGGTAGCATACAGCATGACAATGGTTTCTATCTTGATACCCTTTTATCCTATGGAATCCTAAAAGGAGATATCAGCAATGCCATCATTGGCAAAACCGCAAAAGTGAAAAATGCAAAAATGTTGAACATCTCTACAACTATTGGCAAAAAATTTGCCACCGGGATTGCAGGTGTAACCTTTGAACCTCAAGCACAACTTGCCTATCAATATTTGATGTTTGATACCATTTCAGATACTGACAGCTTTAAAGTCAATATGAACAAACATCATCAATGGTTGATCCGTGTTGGAGGACGTGTGAACAAAACCGTTGTCACTGCTGAAAACGGGCGTTCTGTTTCCTTCTATGGAAAAATAAATGTGATCAAAACGTTTGGTGATGATCAAGCAATATATATTGATAAAGCTTATCAACTTGATCCTATGGGCTCTTTGCTTGAAGGTGGACTTGGTATCAGTGCACAATTGTCTCAAAACGTCTCGCTTCATGGTGATGTCAGCTATCAACAAAAGCTCCAGAAAACGGGTATATCGGGAGCAAGCTTTTCAGGCGGCATACGCTATCAGTTTTAA
- a CDS encoding ABC transporter ATP-binding protein yields the protein MTNCENIIDVSNLSVTFGHRHKAVTVVKNVNFHIKRGEAYGLIGESGCGKSTILNTLVGLIPEYSGKFLFDGQEVEKKRNKDFLRCIQMVFQDPYASLHPRKMVHTVLSESLKIHGMDNQRERVEDALDSVGLDSSFLYRYPHELSGGQRQRIALARALIIEPEVLLLDEPTSALDVSVQAEILNLLKSLRERKKLTYLMVSHDLAVVAHICERVGIMHKGIILEELSNDELRNLHAQHDYTKEFFESSIEPIVHREQRA from the coding sequence ATGACAAATTGTGAGAATATTATTGATGTTTCTAATTTATCTGTAACTTTTGGGCATAGGCATAAGGCTGTCACCGTTGTTAAAAATGTTAATTTTCATATTAAGCGTGGTGAAGCTTATGGTTTGATTGGTGAATCCGGATGCGGAAAATCAACTATTTTGAATACATTAGTGGGGCTTATTCCAGAGTATAGTGGAAAGTTTCTTTTTGATGGACAAGAAGTCGAGAAAAAAAGAAATAAGGATTTTTTACGTTGTATTCAAATGGTGTTTCAAGATCCTTATGCTTCGCTGCATCCAAGAAAAATGGTCCATACGGTTCTTTCTGAATCGCTTAAAATCCATGGCATGGATAATCAAAGAGAGCGGGTGGAGGATGCTTTAGATTCCGTTGGTTTAGATTCTTCATTTCTTTATCGTTATCCTCATGAGTTGTCTGGAGGACAGCGTCAGCGTATTGCTCTTGCACGTGCTTTAATTATCGAGCCAGAAGTTTTATTGCTTGATGAGCCAACATCTGCATTGGATGTGTCGGTACAGGCTGAAATTTTAAACTTGTTGAAATCGTTGCGCGAGAGAAAAAAGCTTACTTATTTGATGGTATCCCATGATCTTGCTGTTGTTGCACATATTTGTGAACGCGTTGGTATTATGCATAAAGGGATTATTCTTGAAGAACTTAGCAATGATGAATTGCGTAATCTCCATGCACAACACGATTATACAAAAGAATTTTTTGAATCCAGTATTGAGCCTATCGTTCATAGAGAGCAAAGAGCGTGA
- a CDS encoding ABC transporter substrate-binding protein translates to MGKKRILKRICVLLSTMGFLNGAIVSAFSASSKDILVMAWNIDSMSSFDPAQTVEVVTSELLTNICSALVQYDEHDPTKIRPAMAQSWDVLDDGKRIVFHLRDDLKFDDGRTATAQDLVWSMRRIIKLGLSYAQSLMDYGFTKDNIETNIQALDDKTLQLKLDKPYPIQLILTVIGQSYASALLDRKTIEAQSINGDMGNKYLATHSACVGPYKLASWSPGDKVVLEATQHYWGKVPKIKQIVVRHVADSASQRFLLEKGDVDIARDLSSEDILDLEKKGGTVKISRVLRPQIIYLSLNNKNAIFANEKVRLALRYLVDYEGLGKTVLKGIAIPRATYMSLGVPGALDEKEGLPFKLDFKKAKQLMTEAGYPNGFKANLLVGSLSYMSSVAQSIQANARKIGVELTIEKMAQNQLLSRVRGGNYDTALMGWGSADPDGHPASLNHVFNPDPTFTKKHNMYLAWRAGYYDENINKMVMDALFEQNPNKRIVQYRTLQHYVLEHGPMVYLFQTYYTVGMGPDVKKWVWNSYRLYYNEAEK, encoded by the coding sequence ATGGGGAAAAAAAGAATCTTGAAAAGAATTTGTGTTTTATTAAGCACGATGGGATTTTTAAATGGGGCTATCGTATCAGCATTCAGTGCTTCATCTAAAGATATACTAGTGATGGCATGGAATATCGATTCAATGAGCAGTTTTGATCCAGCGCAAACCGTTGAGGTTGTGACAAGTGAGTTATTGACGAATATTTGCAGTGCACTCGTGCAATATGATGAGCATGATCCTACAAAAATTCGTCCGGCTATGGCACAATCTTGGGATGTTTTAGATGATGGTAAAAGAATAGTTTTTCATCTTCGTGATGATTTAAAGTTTGATGATGGAAGAACAGCAACGGCGCAAGATCTCGTATGGTCGATGCGACGGATTATTAAATTAGGTTTGAGTTATGCTCAATCTTTAATGGATTATGGGTTTACCAAAGATAATATCGAAACAAATATTCAAGCTCTTGATGATAAGACTTTACAATTAAAATTAGATAAACCCTATCCTATTCAGCTCATCTTGACTGTTATTGGACAATCTTATGCTTCAGCTCTGCTTGATCGGAAAACAATTGAAGCGCAGAGTATCAACGGTGATATGGGGAATAAATATTTAGCAACACATTCGGCTTGTGTTGGGCCTTATAAATTGGCAAGTTGGTCTCCAGGGGATAAAGTTGTGTTAGAGGCTACACAGCATTATTGGGGGAAGGTGCCTAAAATTAAGCAGATTGTCGTGCGTCATGTGGCGGATTCAGCAAGTCAAAGATTTCTTTTGGAAAAAGGTGATGTGGATATAGCGCGAGATCTTTCCTCAGAGGATATTTTAGATCTTGAAAAAAAAGGTGGCACAGTCAAAATTAGTCGTGTTTTGCGTCCGCAGATTATTTATCTATCGTTAAACAATAAAAATGCAATTTTTGCGAACGAAAAGGTCAGATTGGCACTTCGTTATTTGGTTGATTATGAAGGTCTTGGAAAAACTGTTTTAAAGGGGATTGCTATTCCGCGGGCAACTTATATGTCTTTAGGTGTTCCTGGTGCTTTGGATGAAAAAGAAGGTCTTCCCTTTAAGTTAGATTTTAAAAAAGCAAAACAGTTAATGACTGAAGCAGGTTATCCTAACGGTTTTAAAGCTAATCTTCTCGTTGGAAGCCTTAGTTATATGTCGTCTGTTGCGCAGTCTATTCAAGCCAATGCACGCAAAATTGGTGTGGAGCTTACAATTGAAAAAATGGCACAAAATCAATTGTTAAGCCGTGTACGGGGCGGGAATTATGATACTGCACTTATGGGGTGGGGGAGTGCTGATCCTGATGGACATCCTGCTTCATTGAATCACGTGTTTAATCCTGATCCAACATTTACGAAAAAACATAATATGTATTTGGCTTGGCGTGCTGGGTATTATGATGAAAATATTAATAAAATGGTGATGGATGCTCTGTTTGAGCAAAATCCGAATAAGCGTATTGTGCAATATCGTACTTTACAGCATTATGTGCTAGAGCATGGTCCTATGGTTTATTTATTTCAGACATATTATACCGTTGGTATGGGACCTGATGTCAAAAAATGGGTTTGGAATAGTTACAGACTTTACTACAATGAAGCAGAAAAATAA